Proteins from a genomic interval of Danio rerio strain Tuebingen ecotype United States chromosome 4, GRCz12tu, whole genome shotgun sequence:
- the LOC101883766 gene encoding uncharacterized protein isoform X2, giving the protein MINQNLIEENEGSKEEEHHVKIEEKTNSQTNGILKRRDKNPFTCTQCGRSFGRKGYLKIHMRIHTGEKPFTCNQCGKNFCQSSSLNQHMIIHTSEKPFTCTQCGRSFSQLSHLNKHMMIHTGEKPFTCTLCGRSFSQLSHLNKHMMIHTGEKPFTCTQCGKSFSQSSSLNLHMRIHTGEKPFTCTQCGKSFSQSSNLTLHMRIHTGEKPFTCTQCGKSFSQSSSLNLHMMSHTGEKPFICTQCGKSFSQSSNLTLHMRIHTGEKPFTCTQCGKSFSQSSNLNKH; this is encoded by the coding sequence acctaattgaagagaatgaggggagtaaagaggaggaacatcatgtcaaaattgaggaaaaaactaattcacagactaatggtattttaaaaaggagagacaagaatcctttcacatgcactcagtgtggaaggagttttggaagaaaaggctatcttaagattcacatgaggatccacactggagagaaaccattcacatgcaatcAGTGTGGGAAAAATTTCTGCCAATCGTCAtctcttaatcaacacatgataaTTCACACTAgcgagaaaccatttacatgcactcagtgtgggaggagtttcagccaattatcacaccttaataaacacatgatgatccacactggagagaaaccattcacatgcactctgtgtgggaggagtttcagccaattatcacaccttaataaacacatgatgattcacactggagagaaaccatttacttgcactcagtgtgggaagagttttagccaatcatcatctcttaatctacacatgaggattcacactggagagaaaccattcacatgcactcagtgtgggaagagtttcagccaatcatcaaaccttactctacacatgaggatccacactggagagaaaccttttacatgcactcagtgtgggaagagtttcagtcaatcatcatcccttaacctacacatgatgagccacactggagagaaaccattcatatgcactcaatgtggaaagagtttcagccaatcatcaaaccttactctacacatgaggatccacactggagagaaaccttttacatgcactcagtgtgggaagagtttcagtcaatcatcaaaccttaataaacactaa
- the LOC101883766 gene encoding uncharacterized protein isoform X3 encodes MRIHTGEKPFTCNQCGKNFCQSSSLNQHMIIHTSEKPFTCTQCGRSFSQLSHLNKHMMIHTGEKPFTCTLCGRSFSQLSHLNKHMMIHTGEKPFTCTQCGKSFSQSSSLNLHMRIHTGEKPFTCTQCGKSFSQSSNLTLHMRIHTGEKPFTCTQCGKSFSQSSSLNLHMMSHTGEKPFICTQCGKSFSQSSNLTLHMRIHTGEKPFTCTQCGKSFSQSSNLNKH; translated from the coding sequence atgaggatccacactggagagaaaccattcacatgcaatcAGTGTGGGAAAAATTTCTGCCAATCGTCAtctcttaatcaacacatgataaTTCACACTAgcgagaaaccatttacatgcactcagtgtgggaggagtttcagccaattatcacaccttaataaacacatgatgatccacactggagagaaaccattcacatgcactctgtgtgggaggagtttcagccaattatcacaccttaataaacacatgatgattcacactggagagaaaccatttacttgcactcagtgtgggaagagttttagccaatcatcatctcttaatctacacatgaggattcacactggagagaaaccattcacatgcactcagtgtgggaagagtttcagccaatcatcaaaccttactctacacatgaggatccacactggagagaaaccttttacatgcactcagtgtgggaagagtttcagtcaatcatcatcccttaacctacacatgatgagccacactggagagaaaccattcatatgcactcaatgtggaaagagtttcagccaatcatcaaaccttactctacacatgaggatccacactggagagaaaccttttacatgcactcagtgtgggaagagtttcagtcaatcatcaaaccttaataaacactaa
- the LOC101883766 gene encoding uncharacterized protein isoform X1: protein MSDPEPCKIKNEDSEQQIDLIEENEGSKEEEHHVKIEEKTNSQTNGILKRRDKNPFTCTQCGRSFGRKGYLKIHMRIHTGEKPFTCNQCGKNFCQSSSLNQHMIIHTSEKPFTCTQCGRSFSQLSHLNKHMMIHTGEKPFTCTLCGRSFSQLSHLNKHMMIHTGEKPFTCTQCGKSFSQSSSLNLHMRIHTGEKPFTCTQCGKSFSQSSNLTLHMRIHTGEKPFTCTQCGKSFSQSSSLNLHMMSHTGEKPFICTQCGKSFSQSSNLTLHMRIHTGEKPFTCTQCGKSFSQSSNLNKH from the coding sequence acctaattgaagagaatgaggggagtaaagaggaggaacatcatgtcaaaattgaggaaaaaactaattcacagactaatggtattttaaaaaggagagacaagaatcctttcacatgcactcagtgtggaaggagttttggaagaaaaggctatcttaagattcacatgaggatccacactggagagaaaccattcacatgcaatcAGTGTGGGAAAAATTTCTGCCAATCGTCAtctcttaatcaacacatgataaTTCACACTAgcgagaaaccatttacatgcactcagtgtgggaggagtttcagccaattatcacaccttaataaacacatgatgatccacactggagagaaaccattcacatgcactctgtgtgggaggagtttcagccaattatcacaccttaataaacacatgatgattcacactggagagaaaccatttacttgcactcagtgtgggaagagttttagccaatcatcatctcttaatctacacatgaggattcacactggagagaaaccattcacatgcactcagtgtgggaagagtttcagccaatcatcaaaccttactctacacatgaggatccacactggagagaaaccttttacatgcactcagtgtgggaagagtttcagtcaatcatcatcccttaacctacacatgatgagccacactggagagaaaccattcatatgcactcaatgtggaaagagtttcagccaatcatcaaaccttactctacacatgaggatccacactggagagaaaccttttacatgcactcagtgtgggaagagtttcagtcaatcatcaaaccttaataaacactaa